From one Rhopalosiphum padi isolate XX-2018 chromosome 2, ASM2088224v1, whole genome shotgun sequence genomic stretch:
- the LOC132919553 gene encoding dnaJ homolog subfamily C member 9-like: protein MTTLLELCRKYFGTDNLYEVLNTSKDATDKEVRKAYYVLSMKYHPDKVTEKEKSEATEKFKVISRIHALLNDADKRKLYDDTGCVGDDIDPNSATEDFPWETYWSSIFRKITDNEIRDYELKYKGSDDEKRDLKKGYLAGKGDMEFIINMVPFSSVYEEDRLREILVKIIEEEDLPKFKAFSDEPPSKKRKRLAKAKREEAQCEIDMKNEEKNNSNDLMVAIKKRSAEREEQMNNFFARMEAKYCKPKKTKKNVKKT, encoded by the exons ATGACCACGTTATTGGAACTTTGCCGTAAATATTTCGGTACTGACAATCTATATGAAGTGTTGAATACGAGCAAGGACGCTACAGACAAAGAAG TTCGCAAAGCGTATTATGTGCTGTCGATGAAATACCATCCTGATAAAGTAACTGAGAAGGAAAAATCTGAAGCTACTGAAAAATTTAAAGTCATCAGTCGAATACATGCTTTATTAAATGATGCTGATAAAAGAAAACTTTACGATGACACAG GATGTGTTGGTGATGATATTGACCCCAACTCAGCTACAGAAGATTTCCCCTGGGAAACCTATTGGAGTTCAATATTCAGAAAAATTACTGATAATGAAATCAGAGATTATGAATTAAAgtataaag gttcTGATGATGAAAAGAGAGATCTTAAAAAAGGATATTTAGCAGGGAAAGGAGATATGGAATTTATCATAAACATGGTTCCATTTAGTTCTGTGTATGAAGAAGATCGTCTTCGAgagattttagtaaaaataattgaagaagAAGATTTACCAAAGTTTAAAGCATTTAGCGATGAACCTCcttcaaaaaaaagaaaaagattaGCAAAA gCTAAAAGAGAAGAAGCTCAGTGcgaaatagatatgaaaaatgaggaaaaaaataattctaatgatTTGATGGTTGCAATTAAAAAGCGATCAGCTGAACGCGAAGAACAAATGAACAATTTCTTTGCTAGAATGGAAGCTAAATATTGTAAAcccaaaaaaactaaaaaaaatgtcaaaaaaacgtaa